GGAATCCAGCCAGATGGTCAGATGCCAAGTGATAAAACGATTGGTGGGGGCGACGACTCCTTCAACACCTTCTTCAGTGAGACTGGTGCTGGAAAACATGTCCCAAGAGCAGTCTTTGTTGACCTGGAGCCCACTGTCATTGGTAAAGAAACTAAACATCTTTGTATAATTCAGTTCTACAGTGAAGAAGtgtctttattttttccctcaaTTTAGCGCGCATCGAATCAAGAGTAATCTGACTGCAATTTGATTTTCTAGATGAGGTGCGCACAGGTACCTACCGCCAGCTGTTTCACCCTGAACAATTGATCACTGGTAAAGAAGATGCTGCCAACAACTACGCCCGTGGGCACTACACCATTGGCAAGGAGATCATTGACCTGGTGCTGGACAGGACTCGCAAACTGGTAAGAAAATCTTGGGGTCAAAATTTTGACAATCCTGGCCAGTGATTGCAGAAATAACTCATGTAATCCTGCAGGCTGATCAGTGCACTGGGCTCCAGGGCTTCCTGATCTTCCACAGTTTTGGTGGTGGCACCGGCTCTGGGTTCACCTCTCTCCTAATGGAACGGCTCTCTGTTGACTACGGGAAGAAGTCAAAATTGGAATTTGCCATTTATCCAGCTCCTCAAGTGTCCACTGCTGTGGTGGAGCCCTACAACTCCATCCTTACCACCCACACCACCCTTGAGCACTCCGACTGTGCCTTCATGGTGGACAACGAGGCCATCTATGATATCTGCCGTAGAAACCTCGACATCGAACGCCCAACCTACACAAACCTCAACAGGTTGATTGGGCAGATCGTTTCCTCCATCACAGCATCCCTGCGCTTCGATGGAGCCCTGAATGTAGATCTGACCGAGTTCCAAACCAACTTGGTGCCGTATCCTCGTATCCACTTCCCTCTGGCCACCTATGCCCCAGTGATCTCCGCAGAGAAGGCCTATCATGAGCAGCTCTCCGTTGCAGAAATCACTAACGCTTGCTTCgagccagccaatcagatggtGAAATGCGACCCTCGTCATGGCAAGTACATGGCTTGCTGTCTGCTGTACCGTGGAGATGTGGTTCCCAAAGACGTCAACTCTGCCATCGCCACCATCAAAACCAAGCGTACCATCCAGTTTGTGGACTGGTGTCCCACTGGATTCAAGGTTGGCATCAACTACCAGCCACCAACCGTGGTTCCTGGAGGAGACCTGGCTAAGGTGCAGCGAGCTGTATGTATGCTGAGCAACACCACAGCCATCGCTGAAGCCTGGGCTCGTCTGGATCACAAG
This genomic stretch from Carassius gibelio isolate Cgi1373 ecotype wild population from Czech Republic chromosome B6, carGib1.2-hapl.c, whole genome shotgun sequence harbors:
- the LOC127959657 gene encoding tubulin alpha-1A chain-like produces the protein MRECISVHVGQAGVQMGNACWELYCLEHGIQPDGQMPSDKTIGGGDDSFNTFFSETGAGKHVPRAVFVDLEPTVIDEVRTGTYRQLFHPEQLITGKEDAANNYARGHYTIGKEIIDLVLDRTRKLADQCTGLQGFLIFHSFGGGTGSGFTSLLMERLSVDYGKKSKLEFAIYPAPQVSTAVVEPYNSILTTHTTLEHSDCAFMVDNEAIYDICRRNLDIERPTYTNLNRLIGQIVSSITASLRFDGALNVDLTEFQTNLVPYPRIHFPLATYAPVISAEKAYHEQLSVAEITNACFEPANQMVKCDPRHGKYMACCLLYRGDVVPKDVNSAIATIKTKRTIQFVDWCPTGFKVGINYQPPTVVPGGDLAKVQRAVCMLSNTTAIAEAWARLDHKFDLMYAKRAFVHWYVGEGMEEGEFSEAREDMAALEKDYEEVGTDSVGEEGEEEGEEY